A region of Marnyiella aurantia DNA encodes the following proteins:
- a CDS encoding helix-turn-helix domain-containing protein, translating into MRTSFFNVETISSNKLKTSLSDAMYHIFLFEGIGKICVDFVQYDFSGKTVFFCSPFQNIQLESADSFPVEMLSFHGDFYCIEFHKKEVACNGLLFNNIYLFPHFTLDEQTFGEISDYFAKISNINPREEFSGAVLRSWLQLILAICSKVKVQYLPSEQFVQSDLNELKDFQNLVDQHFLSEKGPAFYAGLLNLSPNALSKKIKSQFNKTPSRIIQERVILEAKKQIHLTRKSMKEIAAELNFEDEFYFSKYFKKHTGVSPTQFREETGISIVADLYK; encoded by the coding sequence ATGCGTACTTCTTTTTTTAATGTAGAAACTATCTCCAGCAATAAACTGAAGACTTCGCTGAGCGATGCCATGTACCATATTTTCCTTTTTGAAGGAATAGGCAAAATATGCGTTGATTTTGTGCAATACGACTTCTCAGGAAAAACGGTCTTTTTCTGTTCGCCGTTTCAGAATATCCAATTGGAAAGTGCAGACAGTTTTCCGGTAGAGATGCTGAGTTTTCACGGAGACTTTTACTGCATTGAATTCCACAAAAAAGAAGTGGCTTGCAATGGCCTTTTGTTTAATAACATTTACCTTTTCCCACATTTCACCTTAGACGAGCAGACTTTTGGGGAGATTTCAGACTATTTTGCAAAAATCAGCAATATCAATCCCAGGGAAGAGTTCTCGGGCGCGGTACTCCGCTCCTGGTTACAGCTTATTTTGGCCATCTGCAGCAAAGTTAAAGTTCAGTATCTACCTTCAGAGCAATTCGTACAAAGTGATTTAAATGAACTGAAGGATTTTCAGAATCTCGTAGACCAGCATTTTTTAAGTGAGAAAGGTCCGGCATTTTATGCAGGCTTATTGAATTTGTCGCCCAACGCTCTAAGTAAGAAAATTAAGTCACAATTTAACAAAACACCCTCAAGGATTATCCAGGAACGCGTAATTCTGGAAGCGAAAAAACAGATTCATCTTACCCGGAAATCCATGAAGGAAATTGCTGCTGAGCTTAATTTTGAAGACGAATTCTACTTCAGCAAATACTTTAAGAAGCACACCGGCGTTTCACCTACGCAATTCAGAGAGGAAACCGGCATTTCCATTGTGGCAGATCTGTACAAATAA
- a CDS encoding NADP-dependent isocitrate dehydrogenase → MSKAKIYYTLTDEAPMLATHSFLPIVKAFTKPADVEIMVPDISLAGRILANFSEVLTEEQKIPDYLAQLGDLATQPDANIIKLPNISASVPQLQEAITELQEQGYALPDFPVEPKNADEENIAKKYAKVLGSAVNPVLREGNSDRRAPKSVKDYAKVNPHRMGVWSSDSKTTVAHMESGDFYGSENSTTVENEGKFRIVFAGNDGSTKILKDVSPLKAGEVIDSSMMSISALKSFVEKAITEAKEKNILLSAHLKATMMKISDPVIFGAIVETYFKDVFAKYKTVFGELDINPNFGLATLFEKIAGTPQEAEIKADIEAAIENSARIAMVNSDQGITNFHVSSDVIVDASMAALVRGGGKMWNKEGKEEDTVCIIPDRTYAGFYSAIIDDMKANGAIDPTTFGSVPNVGLMAQKAEEYGSHDKTFQAAADGIIRVEDENGNTLLEQKVEKDDIFRMCQTKDAPIQDWVKLAVNRARLSNTPAIFWLDKGRAHDAQIIAKVEKYLKDHNTEGLDIRIMDVKDAMLETLKRAREGKDTISVSGNVLRDYLTDMFPILELGTSAKMLSIVPLMNGGGLFETGAGGSAPKHIEQFIEEGYLRWDSLGEFLALQASLEHLAQTQDNKKAQVLSDALDAANAKFLARDKSPARKLGGLDNRGSHFYLAMYWAEALANQTADGEIAEKFTPVAKALQENEAKINEELIGAQGKAQEIGGYYHANTDKTYAAMRPSATLNGIVDSI, encoded by the coding sequence ATGTCTAAAGCAAAAATCTACTACACCCTTACGGATGAAGCTCCAATGCTGGCTACCCATTCTTTTCTGCCGATTGTAAAAGCCTTTACCAAGCCGGCGGATGTAGAAATTATGGTGCCTGATATTTCACTGGCAGGCAGGATTCTGGCCAATTTCTCCGAAGTGCTTACCGAGGAGCAGAAAATCCCCGACTACCTTGCTCAACTTGGTGACCTTGCCACGCAGCCGGATGCGAACATCATCAAACTTCCAAATATTTCAGCTTCGGTTCCGCAACTGCAGGAAGCGATCACTGAACTTCAGGAACAGGGCTATGCTTTGCCAGACTTTCCCGTAGAGCCGAAGAATGCTGACGAAGAAAATATCGCGAAGAAGTATGCTAAAGTTTTAGGCAGTGCCGTGAATCCGGTGCTTAGAGAAGGAAATTCAGACCGCAGAGCACCAAAATCGGTTAAGGATTACGCAAAGGTAAACCCACACCGAATGGGGGTTTGGTCATCAGATTCAAAAACAACCGTCGCACATATGGAATCCGGTGATTTCTACGGTTCAGAAAATTCTACAACAGTAGAAAATGAAGGGAAATTCAGGATTGTATTTGCAGGAAACGACGGTTCAACGAAAATTTTAAAAGACGTATCGCCACTCAAGGCCGGCGAAGTCATTGACAGCTCAATGATGAGCATCAGTGCACTGAAATCGTTCGTGGAAAAGGCAATTACTGAAGCTAAGGAGAAAAATATACTTCTTTCTGCTCACCTAAAGGCGACGATGATGAAGATTTCTGATCCTGTCATTTTTGGAGCTATTGTAGAGACTTATTTCAAAGACGTTTTCGCTAAATATAAAACAGTCTTCGGTGAACTGGACATCAATCCAAACTTTGGACTGGCTACACTTTTCGAAAAAATAGCGGGAACGCCACAGGAAGCTGAAATCAAAGCAGACATTGAGGCTGCGATTGAAAACAGCGCACGTATCGCCATGGTAAACTCTGATCAGGGAATCACCAATTTCCATGTGTCTTCCGATGTAATTGTGGATGCTTCTATGGCAGCACTTGTACGCGGAGGAGGAAAAATGTGGAATAAAGAAGGTAAGGAAGAAGATACGGTATGCATTATTCCGGACCGTACTTACGCTGGATTTTACTCGGCTATAATTGACGATATGAAGGCCAATGGTGCTATTGACCCAACGACTTTCGGATCGGTACCAAACGTGGGACTTATGGCTCAGAAAGCCGAAGAATACGGATCGCATGACAAGACTTTCCAGGCGGCTGCTGACGGAATCATCCGTGTGGAAGACGAGAACGGCAACACACTGCTTGAACAGAAAGTGGAAAAAGATGATATCTTCAGAATGTGCCAGACTAAGGATGCACCTATCCAGGACTGGGTAAAACTTGCTGTAAACCGCGCCAGGCTTTCCAACACCCCGGCGATTTTCTGGCTGGACAAAGGCAGAGCACATGATGCTCAAATCATTGCCAAGGTGGAGAAGTATTTGAAAGACCATAACACAGAAGGTCTGGACATCCGCATTATGGATGTGAAAGACGCCATGCTGGAAACACTTAAGAGAGCCCGTGAAGGCAAAGATACAATCTCCGTTTCCGGAAATGTGCTTCGTGACTACCTTACGGATATGTTCCCTATTTTGGAGCTCGGGACTTCAGCAAAGATGCTCTCCATCGTTCCCCTGATGAATGGCGGCGGACTTTTCGAAACCGGTGCGGGCGGGTCTGCACCAAAGCATATAGAGCAGTTTATTGAGGAAGGTTACCTTAGATGGGATTCACTGGGTGAATTTTTAGCACTTCAGGCTTCTCTGGAACACCTCGCACAAACTCAGGACAATAAAAAAGCACAGGTTTTATCTGATGCCCTGGATGCAGCTAATGCAAAATTCCTGGCTAGAGATAAGTCACCAGCCAGAAAATTGGGCGGACTTGATAACCGTGGTTCGCACTTCTATCTCGCAATGTACTGGGCTGAAGCCTTAGCCAACCAAACTGCGGACGGTGAAATTGCTGAAAAGTTTACGCCGGTTGCTAAAGCACTGCAGGAAAATGAAGCAAAAATTAATGAGGAATTGATTGGTGCCCAGGGTAAGGCTCAGGAAATAGGCGGGTACTACCATGCCAATACCGACAAGACTTACGCGGCCATGCGTCCTTCGGCAACACTTAACGGAATTGTTGATTCAATCTAA